From the genome of Brassica oleracea var. oleracea cultivar TO1000 chromosome C4, BOL, whole genome shotgun sequence:
TATAGAGGAGTTCATAAGATGCAAATAAACTTACCAGAGATAGGAGAGGTTGAGTCCTGGAGTTGTTATTGCTTTCAAAGTGATGAGGTTGTTGCAAAAAGGAGATTCTACGTATACTCCTCTTCTCACCATCAGAGCCTCTCTTTTTAGTTTCAGATTATCCATTGATGATTCCTCTGACTTACTCTTTGCGCTTTCTATTGTTAGCCACCATCTCTAGCTTAGCTCTCTCCTTCCCCCTTCATTCTATCGTTGCTATCATTGCATCACATTATGGAGATGCTTTGTCCTGAAGTAGACATCCCAAAACTTTCACATATATATTTTAATCAATACATTTATCTTTGCATTTCCACGTAAATATACTGGAGTGCCCGACCAACAAGAACAAAATTTGTTTAAAGCCCAAAGCCAATATAAGAAAATATACAATTATACATATAATGCAAATTTGTAATTAAAATTTTGAATGCAATGATAGGAATCAACCTCTTATGTGGCTTATGCCATGGACCGGGCCTATATACAACTCCCCATGTTTCAAACCGTACCATTTGCCCCGGTCTATCTACACTACACCTTGCTTCTAATGTGTTAGTTAATGGAAAATGATTTGGAATGAGTGTAAGTATTTATCGTCTTCGTCCATTATGTATGTCCACATGTTTTTGATTCCCATCAGATGTTTGAACGCCTTGCCGTTCGTTAAATGGATCCGAGACACGAGCGTCTTATCAGAATAAAGACACGGTACGAGCGTCGGCATCCCTTAAGAGAAAAGTGTCGGTATCAAGAGGTTTGGGAGGAAGTCGGGTTTCTCCACAATAAATATTACTGGGCCACACCTCTCTCAACTCCAGATAGTGTAGGCCCATTTATTTTATATATTTTGTACAGTGTGAAACTACATCGTTTAGTAATAACCCTCAAAAACAACAATAACTACGAGAATTCAAAAGGTTTCAACTAACTGAAACACGGCTATGGTAGCAAGCGTGACCAATGCGGTGAACAACGACGGTGAGCTCACGGCAACCGCCGCGTTGGCCGACTTGCTGTTAGCTAAACCTTTGGACGAGTTCGAATGAGAACTTTCCGGTGACTCGTCCGTAGGAGGTTCTGACGGTGAAGCAGCTGTGGGTGAAACTCCTTCCGCCGGAGATAGCGCCGGCGCCGGAGAATGAGATTTTCTGAATAGCTCAGTAGGGAGGAGGACATTATCCACCGTGAAAATAACGACCGGGGTAGCGTCCAGCACCGTGTGGACGAGTCTCGACGAAGCAACGCCGGTGTGAAGAACAACTTCGTCCCCGGAGGTGGAGGTCGTAAGATCAAAATTTCCAGCTCCGGTGGTGGCTAACGTGGAGATTTTGTTTTTGTTACTCTTCAGTGAGCCTTTGGGTTTGTAGTGAGCGAGGGCGTGATACTCTAGTAGCGAGACCATATTAGCTTTTGTGAGCTTTGTCGGATCAGGGACGTCTTTAGCTTTGAAAGCTTCATCGGACGGTGCAAAAACCGTTAAACCTTTTTTAATAACCGATTCGTACTTCTTGAGCACTCCGCTCTTGGCAAGCATTTTAGCGAAGGTTTTGCAACCGGCGTTCTCTAGCAATCCGGTGATGTAGGCGGGGGAAGGAGCAGGGGCGGCTAAGATTCCCGGAGCGATGATCGGAGCATCGATCTCGACGACGGAGATGTTGTAAGGGATTTGCTTAACGGATTTGGTGAAGTAAGAGTCGAGCTTTGAACCCGAAACGGCTGAGCCAAAAGCGACCTGGCCTCCGTAAAGATCGGTTATGTTGACGTATCCTAGGTACTCGGGAGCGTTTCCGGCTGTGTTGTTGTAGAGTGTGACGGAGAGAGTCGTGCCTTCTGAGATTTGGTGGAGGCTCTCGGGGTCGTAGTAGTCGAGGAGAGTGAGGAGGCTTAGAACTTTTTTAACGACCGAGAGTTGACGTTTTCCGGCGAAGGAAGCCATTGCGTCGTTGTTGAGGGCGAGGAGGGTGATCGTCGGGTAGCTGTTGATTTCTTCCGCGAGCTTCGTCTGAGAGAGGTAGCTGTTGAAGGAGGAGTAGTCCGGGTAGTTAGCGAGGATTTTAGTAATGTTGGAGCCGCGTACGGTGGAAGCGATGGCGAGGAGGGAGAAAATGAAGGCGAGGAGTGGTGCCGCCATTGCGAGACGGTTGAGAAGGATGAAGTAATCAAAAATGAGAATAATAATGAGGTGAAATCAAGGGTTAAGTAGTTAATCGTGGTTATGTATTATTTTGACTAGTATTAATGATTTCTCTATCAATGGGCTGGACTGGGGACATGTGTTTTGCCGTACAATAACTGTAAGAAAAAGTAGTCATTCCATTTATTGTCTTTTTGATTAGACTACCAAAATGGGCTTTGGGATAACATTTTTTTTAGATAACCAAATTTTGTAGAATAACATTTTTATTTTAGCTTTTGTCGCAAAAATAGTTTTCAATAAAAAAATGACCAAAATAAGTTGCAAAAATAGTTTTCAATAAAAGAATGACCAAAATAAGTTTTATTAAAGGGTAATAACGTATTTTTACCCAAGGTTAACTAATTTAGGTTTAAAGTTTAGAGTTAATGGGTGAAATTTTGGGGATAGAATTTCAAATTTTAAAAAATAAAAAATAAATATTAAAATTTTCAAAATAAAAAATATACTATTTTGATCATTTTTTTCTTTTTTAAAAACTATTTTTGCGACACAAATTTAAAAATGACTATTCAAGAGAATTACCCTTCTTTATACGTAGCTGATACTATTTCTTTCGGAATAACGTTAGCCTTTTCTTTTTGTTGCAATGAAAAAATAGATTTAAACTTTTAATTGATGGATTGTGTTGAGTTTTGTTTTTGCGTTAACAGAAGTTTTCAATCAATCTCCAGGACGACTGAAGAGATAAGAGAAGTAGTGATGGGGATGCCGAGAAATAAATTTCCAGGACCTGATGGTTTCACTGTTGAATTTTTCAAAGCTTCCTGAACTATCATTGGTGGGGATCTCACTACTGCAGCGAAATCATTTTTCAGTAAGGGTTTCTTGCCAAAAGGCTTAAATACTACTATTCTGGCTCTGGTGGCAAAGAAGGGTAATGCAACAGAGATGAGAGACTATAGGCCAATCTCTTGCTGCAATGTCCTCTACAAAGTGATTTCAAAAGTCATTGCTAACAGATTGAAAGGTACCCTTCCTGCCTGGCTGTATCTCTTACAATCAATCATCATTTGTCAAAGATAGATTGCTTGTTGAGAACCTCTTATTAGCCACTGAAATAGTAAAAGACTATCACAAAGAGGATGTCTCAGCCAGATGTGCTATGAAGATTGATATTGCCAAAGCTTTTGATTCTGTGCACTGGTCGTTTCTACTGAATACACTGAGGGCTCTCAACATGCCAGAGGAATTTGTGCATTGGATAAAACTCTGTGTCTGCACTCCTTCTTTCTCAGTCCAGGTTAATGGAGAATTAGCAGGGTTTTCTAGAGTAAACGAGGGTTACAGCAGGGTTGTGCTCTATCCCCTTACCTGTTTGTTATATGTATGAATGTGCTTTCTCAACTTTTGGATAAAGCTACAGCGAGAAGGGTCATAGGGTATCATCCTAAATGTCAAAATATCTTGCTTACACATTTATGTTTCGCTGATGATCTTTTGGTATTCACTGATGGAACTAGAAGATCAGTAGAGAATGTGCTTAAGATATTTGAAGACTTTGCTGCTATCTCGGGTTTAAGGATCAGCTTGGAGAAGTCTACATTATATACAACATGACTCTCTGAAACCCAAGAAGCTGATATCCTCAATTGCTTTCCTTTTGCTTCTGGAAAGCTGCCTGTTCATTACTTGGGGCTACCTTTACTTTCTCGAAGGATGACAGTTAGTGACTATATGCCGCTGGTGGAAAAAATAAGGAAGAGGATGAGCTCTTGGACTGGAAGGTTATTATCATATGGGGTCGTTTGCAGCTGATTAACTCTGTTATCACCAGTATGGCTAACTTCTGGATGTCTGCATTTCGGCTACCTGGCAGTTGTTTAAAAGAAGTTGAGAGACTATGTTCTGCATTTCTATGGTCGGGGCCAGAGTTAAAAACAAGTAAAGCAAAGGTCCGTTGGTGTGATGTATGTTTGCCAAAGAAAGAAGGTGGCTTGGGGCTCAGACCACTTAAGGAGATCAACACTGTTCTTTGTTTGAAATTGCTTTGGCGACTGTTATCCAATCGATCCTCACTATGGGTTAAGTGGATCCAATGCTATTTAATACGGAAAGGATCCTTCTGGTCAATGAAGAATAGTGTCAATGCAGGATCATGGATGTTGAGGAAAATCCTGAAACTTAGGGATCTTGCAAAGCATTATCTTCGGATGGAAGTTCACAATGGAAAAGATACTTCTTTCTGGTATGATTCTTGGTCTCCTCTTGGATGTCTTAAAGATTTGTTGGGTGAAAGGGGTACTATTGGTCTGGGTATAACTGAAAATGCTTGTGTCGGAGAGGTGCTTTTAACTCATCGTACAAGAAGGCATAGATTGGATGTTCTTAATGAAGTTGAGCGTGAACTTGGAGCGTTGAGAAGCAGAAGCAACTATGATGATGATGATATGGCCCTATGGAGACGAGATGGAAATCGATTTGCAAACACTTTTTCTACAAAGAAAACGTGGTTATGTATGAGACAGGTGCAACCGAGTTGTAACTTGAATAAGGGAGTGTGGTTTCCACAGTCAACTCCTAAATTCTCCTTCATACTGTGGGTTGCAATTAGGAACAGACTGCAAACCTGTGATAGAATGCAGCAGTGGAACACTTCATTGGATACCACTTGTGTACTATGCCAAGATGAGCAGGAAGCCTGTCATCATCTCTGTTTCAAATGTCGTTACTCGAGTAAGGTGTGGAAGAAACTAATTGGAGGGATTCTGAAGGAGAGTTTCACAGTCGAATGGAGTGAGATTCTAGATATTGTCTCCCAGTCAAGATCTAGCTTCTCTGCCACTGAATTATTCATTATTCGGTGTACTTTCCAAGCTCTAGTGCATAGTGTATGGAGGGAGAGAAATGCTCGTAGGCATGGTGAGCAACCAAGGGAAGTGAGAGTGTTGATCAAATGTGTAGACAAGCTCATTCGACTGAAGCTATTTGCAGTGAAAGGAAAGGGTAAAAAGTACCTTGAGGAAGGCTTATGTGCTTGGTTTGGTTTGGCTCCAAGATTATAAGTTGAAGTGTTGATAGGATTTTTTTGAGTTTTTTTTTTAATTCCTTTAATCTTTTTATGAGTTAAAAACAGATGCACTAGATGTAACAAAAGTTTTTGTTTGAATAAATTTTACATTCATTCAAAAAAAAAAGAAAAAAAAAGAAGTTTTTAATCTGCAAATATGTTTTAAAATATCAAAATAGTTTGTGGACTAGTAGCTTGACATTTATGATTCAAACCTGACTTTTTGTATTGTAGAATAAAGATGTCTAGGAAAAATATACACATGCTATAGACATTTAAATAGAAATTCGGTGAGGGCCAGTATTGAATCACTGCTTCCTATTATACGATTTTTTTCGAGCTGTCATTACAATCTACATGCTGACAATATAAAATATATATGTTTCAAGGTAATCGGATGTTACTCTATTTAAATGTGTCCCTTCTTTGGTTCTATTTCGGTGGACTTGAGATATGCTAGTTTTTTCTCCCAACTTCAGATTGACGCTGCTTGTAGAATGGGTTTGATTACATGTCTTGTTGTCATAGGCTGTGGACTCATCCTGTTTTTGCTGTGTTTTGACTTTCACTTAGCCTCAAGAGAGCAATTAGAGGAAACATGATGTTATAATTCCAAGCGCCAAATGTTGACAAATTAAAAAGAAGATTAGAGCACAAGTCAATAGAGGCCTGGTAATGGGCTTTCTATCATAATATGGGCTCATGCAGAGAAAGTGGAGATGTAGTGGAGCAGCTGGACAGAGAGTTATCAGTCCGTGTGGCATTGTTTAAAGAGGAAAGCACAACTCTTTTGGTCCGAAAAGTATTCAAATAAGGCTGAAAATCGCTGACGCATTTGTCAGAAACCTGACAAGTGCCTTTAACTCTCTTCACACTCACCTCTTCGTCTTTCCTCTGTTTTCTACCACTCTCTCTCTTCCCTATGCATTTAAACGGTGAAGAACAGAGCAAAGAGACTTTAGTCTCTTGTTAAAGTTTTTTTTTCTTTGTGGGAGGTGGGTTTTGTTTCTTAAGGTCTCTAGTTTCAAAAGCTGTCTCCTTTTCTCGAATGGAAGAAGAGAGACACAGTTTACAAAGTAACAAGATGCAGACCCCTAAAACAGAGGAGGGGGGTGAGTGGAGGAGGAAGAAGTGGCCGTGTATGAAAGCTGCTCAGTTACAAGAGTTTAGAATGCAAGCTTTGGTTTATAGATACATAGAAGCTGGTGTTCGCGTGCCGAATCATCTTGTGGTGCCTATTTGGAATAGTCTTGCTCTCTCTTCTTCTTCCTCCTCCTCCAGTTACCTTATCCACCACAACTATCCCTCCTCTTCCAGTAAGTATTTTGAAATTCGAGTGTTTGGTTAAATTCCTCAAACATGTTACTAGGTTCTTGAGGTTTGAGTTGCAGGAGTTACAAGATTCATATACACAATAGTCTTTAGTTTATCTTCTGCTTTTAATGGTTGATTCTGTTTGAGTTGCAAGAGTTAGAAAATTCACACATACACACAACAGTCTTAGTTACCTCTGAATCTATTAGAATTTATATTCTGTTTATATTAGTTGATCAATTCTTGTCTGAATTTGACAGTGGATTAGTTTACCTGAAATGGTTATTGGTGTTTCAGATGCAGTGTTGAATGATAAGGTGGATCCTGAACCCACAAGGTGCAGGAGAACAGATGGGAAGAAATGGCGGTGTAGCAACAAGGTCCTTCTGTTTCAGAAGTACTGTGAACGGCACATGCATAGAGGCCGTAAACGTTCAAGAAAGCTTGTGGAATCTTCTTCTTATGATGTTGCTTTGTCCTCTGCTTCAACCAAACGAGACAACACTGATGGTCTGAACAGTAGCACTGAGAGTCATAGTGTTTCTCATGGGGCAGTGTCAGTTTCTAGTAATGCTCAGGTTGTCACCATTGCTTCACTGCCTAGTGCAAGAGTCTGTGATAACACCCCTCGTCCATCTCTAGTGGTCACCGAGTCCACAAACAGAAGTGTGAGAAGGAGGATCACGGACATGAGTTATGATGACTTCATCAAACAAAGAGGTGCGACTACGTGTGTTAGAGGGTTTCCCGTTCAAGGTATCAGACTCATTACAAAATTGTAGAGTTCATTACTTCACTGTTGTGTGTGAATTGACCAGATTTTGATTGTTTCATTACCAGGTTCTGAGAGGTTACCTTCTGTTCAAAAGTTCTTTCCTGAGGCATCTGATAACTCCTCAGAAGCTGCAAAATTCTCAAGCAACAGGAAGAATGAGATCATTGCAAGAAGCAGAGAATGGAAGAACATGAATGTTAATTGTGGTGGCTTGTTTCCTGGCATCCACTTTTCTCCAGACACTGTTCTTCAAGGTAATACCTTTATTTTCAAGCTTGCTTACCGATGATGCTAATGAATGTGCTTCTTTTCTGTAGATCGTGGTGGGTTTGGTTTACACAGAGTTGAAACAGACAACGAACCAGGAAGGTGCAGAAGAACAGATGGGAAGAAGTGGAGATGCAGCAAAGATGTGTTGTCTGGTCAGAAGTATTGCGATAGGCACATGCATAGAGGTAGTATTAAGAAGAAGCATCCAGTGGAAACTACTCCCACACATGAGAATGCTGGTATTATCCGGGTAGCAGTGAGACCAGATGATAGATCTGTGTCTCTCCAAGATGGAGATGGCCAGAAGCTCCCTGTTTCAGTCCTGGCAAGAGAGCAGCTGTCCCGAGTTTCAGATGAAAAGAGCACTAATAGTTGCAGTACCGACACCACAATCACTGACATAGCTTTGAAGGGTGAAGAAGACAGTGAGGAGGTCTTGTCATTGTGTTCTTCAGGTGTTTAAAAACCATAGAAAAGTTGTTCGAGGTTCTAATGTTTTTTAGTTTCTATCTATGGATCCTACTTATTAATCTGTGTTACAAAGTTAGAACAAGTCTGATCACAGGAGAATATTTAAGACACAAATTTCATTTAATAGATTATATTGTGCTGAACTGAGACAAACATACATCAAGAAAATGTGCGTTCTCTGAACTTCTAAGACTTTCTTCCCACAACGTTAGATTACATATAATAAGCACACTTCAAATGAGGCACACACCTTTAGGATCTGCGTTCTTGACGATCCACGGGTGTTGCATGATCTTCGTAAGAGAGAGTCTTTTGGAAGGATCCTTAACAAGAAGCTGCAGAGAATTACAAAGCAATATATGTTAAATGCTCTATAACTCGTCCAACAAGTGAGTCCTTATAAGTAATGCTTTAGCTTAAAGGTTTACCTGACTGATTAGATTCTTAGCTTCTGCTGAGACATTTGGATTATCAGGAAAACTCAGATCGACCTTAACAATTCTGCATACAACTTCATCAGAAGCTGAGGCTTAACTGTCACAAGAACATAAAAGTTTAGTCTTGGCTTTACCTCTTGAACGTATCTTTCTGACTCTCGGCTTCAAAGGGAGGGTTACCATAGAGAAACTCGTAACACAGTATCCCTAAAGTCCAGTTATCAACAGCATGATCGTGATCTTTGTTCTCAACCATCTCAGGTGCTAAGTAATCTAAAGTCCCACACATTGTCTTCCTCTTGTTACTCGACTGCACTGACCACCCAAAATCAGCAATCTTCAACCTTCCCTGCAAATGCACATCACAACACCAATGAGTAAGCTCCACACTCTACAATGCAAACACTCTAGCCATTGTTACATACCTCATGATCAAGCAAAAGGTTTTCAGGTTTGATATCTCTGTGAATCACACACTTTCCATGACAATAAGCCAGTGCTTGACTAAGACTTGAAATGTACTGAATAAATAATAATAATAAAATCGTCAATAAAAGGCCCGTGGGCTTCAGGCCCATTTTAAAATAACTGAGGGGGAGACGAAACTCACAGTGGCGGCTTGTTGTTCGGTGAGATGACCGTTCTCTTTGAGGAGACCGTAGAGCTCACCGCCGTGAGCGTACTCGAGGATCAAGAAGATCCGCTCGTCGTCGTCGAACCAGCCGAAGAGGCGGAGGATGTTCGGGTGCCTTAGGCTCGTTTGGATCTCCATCTCTCTCCTTAGCTGGTGGTGGAGTTTGTATTTCTCGATCTGTTCCTTGAATATCACTTTCAACGCCACCACGAAGTGGCTCTAAATCACACACAGTTTGAGAAAATTCAAAAAATTAGGTTTCCGTAACAATACAAGATGGATTCAAACGTTAATCGATTTAGATTGAAGGTGGAAGGAGGTTAGTGTACCTTGACTTCGCGAGCGAGATAGACTCTGCCGAATTTGCCTTTACCTAACGGTCTCCCGATCTCGAAATCCGCGAGGGAGAATGGCTTCTCTGGATCGCGAACGTAAGGATCTTCTTCCGGTTTCTTACTCATTTCTCCGATCGACGTGACTCGACGACGAGGAGAGAGAGAGAGAGGGGAAGAGAGCGTGATTGGAAGGGGAAGATGGAGTGATAAAGAGAAAGACGAGGGAGAAACAAAATTGAATTTTGAATTAAGAATATGAAGAAAGATACCGATTCCATACGCAGCGTTTAAGGGTTTAAACAATTTCGATCTAAATGACGGTTTTACCCTCTGTATTTTGCAACTATTTTTTTTTGTTTACTAACTTATGAAAATTATTATATAAATGATTATAAAAAATTCTAACTATTTTATAAAAATTCACTTCTAACATTTCGGACTGAAAAAATAATATAAGTTTTTTTCTTTAATCTTCATAATTGATAACTTAAATAGAACTCACCGTCTCCAATGGTTTACCTTATTTTTCATTTTAAATAGATTAATTCTATAATATAGTTGTGATATACTCGAATGATATTCTATTTTCAAGTAAAAAAATATAGTGATGAACAAAAAAACAACTTACTTACTCTAATATATAGAGTAAATCCATTTTTTACTCTATTATATAAATAAAAGATAGAATACCATTAAAATATTTTTACTCTAAACTAAACTCTATTTTAAAATGAAAAATAGGGTGGAGTTGAAGATGCCCTTAATCACAACTAAAATATCTTCCACAACTTAATCAAAATTAACAACTAATCATATCAACATTAAGGTGATGATTGTTTCACTAGTTTTTAGTTTTAGTTTTTGGTTTTTAGATTTTAGCTTTTGGTTTTTAGATTTTGGTTTTTGGTTTTCAGCTTTTGGTTTTTGGTTTTTGGGTTTTAGATTTAGATTTTGGTTTTTGGATTTGCTGTATTTTTTTAAAATTTTCAAAAATTAACTAATACATTACTTAAAAATAAATTATTTTTAATTTTTAAAACTTGAATAGAAATAGTTTTTCTTATATAAATATTATAAATGATACAAAAATAAAAATACATAAAATTTTGAAACTAATTATAAATTTTCTTATATAAATTATTTATATTTTCTTAAAGTTGAATGACAATTTTTATAATTAAGGATTATACAATATATTTTATTAATAAAACATATTATATTTTATATTTTTTTTGTTATTTTTAATGTAACTAATAATTATTAAAATTATTCAATTGTTTTATTTATAGAAACTAATAACTAAGTTTTAAAATTAAATAATATTATTTATAAAATATATAAATTTATTTACAGATATGAAACACAAATTAAAATATTTCACATTATTGTTTAAATGATATCTAATGTACAAAATATTTTATGATAATTTTAATTTTTATGAAAATATTATTTATTAATTATTAATTAATTATAATGTAGTAGTTTCTACAAAAAAAAATCAAAATTCATTTTTTTTTTCATAAAAGCTAACAAAAGTTGATTTTTTTGTTTTTCTTCATAAATTGGTTAAACTTTTCAAAAACTAGTTTTCCTAAATTTTAGTGAATCTGTTTATTAAAAATCTTGATTGGCAACTCAAATGATTTTTATAAAAACAAAAACAAAAACCAAAAACTTGATTGAATGAAAAATGGTTTCTATAAAAGCAAAATCCAAAAACTAAAGCAAAAACCACAAACAATCAACAACTTATAAGTAGCATGTATCTTGATTTTTATTATCAACCTTTCTTTAAGGTGTAAATATTTTGATTCTTTTAAAACTATACACCATATTACAATCGTCTCAAATTTACAAGAGACTTTTCACAGGAAGAGATTCAATTAGAACCAAACTCAGAGTTCCAACGTTCAAGCTCTTCCCATTTGCTTTTACTCAAGCTTGGTCTGATCACCCCCATTGATTTCCTAAAATCATCATATCTTAGTGGTCTCACCTGTAAAACATTACACATCCATTCACCAAACAACATTCCTTTGAGAGAGAAGCTTTAAAAGAGGTTTGGATTATGGTTTTGATACTTTGTTTGCTTGGATGGTGAGAATATCAGCACCGAGTTCCCTGATTGGCATCATTGCAGCTTCTTCGCATAATGCTTGTAGATCACTTCCTGAGTATCCTGTTACACAAGGAACCTTATATGCTTATTAGTTTTACTAGACCCACACAATCTTTAAAACCCATTTGTGTTTCTTCTACAAAACTTGCCTTCGGTTTCTCTGACGATTTTATCAATGTCCCCACCTGATAAAGAGTGAGGCTGGCACTTCAGTTTAGTTTTGAAAAGTAGTTTTCTCACGTTTGAATCCGGCAGTGGTACATATATTCTCTTCACCTAACAAAGTGATAAATCCAAAAAAGCATATATAATAATCAGTTTCTTTCATAAGAATTGGTGTACATGAAAATCCTGATGGAGATAATAATGTTGTTACCAATCTTCTAAGCACTGCATCATCCAACTCCTGTGGCTTGTTAGTAGCTCCTGCAACCACATTACATTATTTAAACCGATACTCGCAGTTCAAGCACATATATATCAGACCTTATGGCTGAACAGAGTGAAGATTAGGTTTAATGAAGACTTGAATTAGCTGGAAGCATACCGATGACAATCACCAAATCATCAGGATTAGAAGTCACACCATCGAACTGGATAAGGAACTCTGATTTCAACCTTCTGCTTGCTTCATTCTCACTGATCGACCTTGTAGACATTATACTATCTATCTGAAAAGCCAGTGCAAAACACACACATTCAGATCTCCAAGTGACAACACTATTATCATGAAATGGACCCAGATTCAAATAAAACAAGCACGGTCAAATACAACTGGTATGGTATTGTCTCTCCCTAGTTAACATATAAGACAGGAAAGGGAAAAAAATACTTACTTCATCCATAAATATTACAGACGGTTGTCGGGAGATTGCAACTTGGAACAACGTTTTAACTAGCTTTTCAGCCTCACCCACCTAAATAAGTAGAGTAAAGGAATAAATTCAATAAGTCGTTTGATACGAGAGTGAAAAAAAAGAAGCAGACAAAGCACAAACCCATTTTGATGTCAACGAGGATGCTGAGACGTTAAAGAACGTTGCCTGTGACTCGGAAGCCACTGCCTTGGCAAGCATTGTTTTTCCATTGCCAGGCGGACCAAAGAGAAGCAAACCTTTTTAAAAAAAAAAGAAACTTCAGCAAGCACATAATAGGAGAAGATCAAGAAGAAACCAACATTGTTTTACCTCGAGCTGGTCTTCGGAGACCAGTGAATAAATCTCTTCGTTTTGCCGGTAAAATAACCATCTCCATCAAAGCTTGTTTAGCTCCATCAAGTCCAGCTGCATTGTTTTTCATCATAAGCGTTGTTTTTCCACATATATTGCTTAGAAGAAAATACATAACAATGCTGCTACTCACCGACGTCATCCCACTTAACAGATGGACTTCTATCCACTATCGTTGTGTTTATCATCTCTACCAACTTATCATCGTATCCACCTCCAGCTTCTTTCACAGGTTTTGGGTTTGTAGTAGTAGCGTCTTTAGGGCTCCTTACCATCCCAGTACCACCTCTGGGAAGTGAAGTCCTTGGTAATGAAACTCTTCTATTTGAAGAGGGAACTGAAGCTAAAGAAGGAGATGGTACAGCTCTCTGCATAATCAAGGATTAATTACAAATACATAAACATCACATTCTCCTTCCAACAAAAAATAACAAAAAAAGAAGCAAGATAATACCTTATTTTCAGACATTCCAACACCTTATGTAAGAACGCCATTGATGTAAGAAACAAGCAAAAACAACACAAACATCAATATGTATTCACTTCTGCTTTCTTCACAACATAAAAATTTTCAAAAATTCATTAATCCAATATGCAAAAACTCAGAATCGAACACATCACCTGTACGTTTACCAAGAGCTTGCAATCTTCCAGAAACCTGACTTTGCCATTTAGAAATCTTCTCTCTATACAATCTCACCTTCTCTTTCTCACTAGCAAAACACAATCACTAAAACCAATCAAAACTTATCAAAAACAAGAACTCTAAATCTGAGAGATCAATCAATTGCAATACCTGAAACTCATATACGAAGGAGAAGGCGTGGAGGTAGCTTCGTTCATGATCCTCTGAGCGT
Proteins encoded in this window:
- the LOC106339391 gene encoding spastin-like; its protein translation is MSFLRGIIDSFSSIFTEEEEDITHRHEISKHDPTVSTSSDSMNSSVNGGSVTNERVAYKLKGYFDLAKEEIAKGVRAEEWGLHDEALLHYRNAQRIMNEATSTPSPSYMSFSEKEKVRLYREKISKWQSQVSGRLQALGKRTGVGMSENKRAVPSPSLASVPSSNRRVSLPRTSLPRGGTGMVRSPKDATTTNPKPVKEAGGGYDDKLVEMINTTIVDRSPSVKWDDVAGLDGAKQALMEMVILPAKRRDLFTGLRRPARGLLLFGPPGNGKTMLAKAVASESQATFFNVSASSLTSKWVGEAEKLVKTLFQVAISRQPSVIFMDEIDSIMSTRSISENEASRRLKSEFLIQFDGVTSNPDDLVIVIGATNKPQELDDAVLRRLVKRIYVPLPDSNVRKLLFKTKLKCQPHSLSGGDIDKIVRETEGYSGSDLQALCEEAAMMPIRELGADILTIQANKVRPLRYDDFRKSMGVIRPSLSKSKWEELERWNSEFGSN